The Oncorhynchus keta strain PuntledgeMale-10-30-2019 chromosome 17, Oket_V2, whole genome shotgun sequence genome has a window encoding:
- the LOC118396618 gene encoding gigaxonin-like isoform X1: MSSTESEVSVAGSVVSDPQHSQKLLKALRSFWQEQCFQDAVLVLDGEKIPVQKNILAAASPYIRTKLNYNPPKEDGSMYTIELQGISVTIMKQILDYIFSGEISLSEDTIQDMVQAADLLLLTDLKSLCCQFLESCIAAENCIGIRLFSLHYCLHHVHHVATDFLQTHFRDVAATDEFRELPPDRLCEILSMEKLNVGNEKHVLEAVVRWLGHDLEERRVHMKEVMSSVWIQGLDQGYLREQVLGEPLMREVIREYCNAPLGGAALQGEALLAAFKPRGYSECIVTVGGEERGTRKPSAMARCMCPLYDPNRQLWIELEPMSIGRIGHGVLAAEGYLFVMGGMDETKMVLSSGEKYDPDTNTWTPIPSMKQARQNFGVAELDGMIYVLGGEDEDIELLTVEVFDPHFNTWTTQTSMTMVRKIGCYATMKKKIYAMGGGSYGKLYDSVECYDPKTKQWTAICPLKERRFGSVACGVGQELYVFGGVRSRDSDNPESSTMTTCKSEFFHDEMKRWMYLDDQTLCVQTSSSFVYGAVPIGASIYVVGDLDTGTTYDYVREFRRSSGTWHRTKPMLTSDLCKTGCAALRIANCKLFRLQLKQGLFRLRVPSS, from the exons GACGGGGAAAAGATTCCAGTCCAGAAAAACATTTTGGCTGCGGCTAGTCCATACATCAG AACAAAACTGAACTACAACCCTCCAAAGGAAGATGGATCCATGTACACCATTGAGCTTCAGGGAATCTCTGTCACTATCATGAAGCAGATCCTGGACTACATCTTTAGTGGGGAG ATCAGTTTGAGTGAGGACACCATTCAGGACATGGTCCAGGCTGCTGACCTGCTGCTTCTGACAGACTTGAAGTCCCTGTGCTGCCAGTTCCTAGAGAGCTGCATTGCTGCAGAGAACTGCATTGGGATCCGGCTCTTCTCTCTACATTACTGTCTGCACCATGTTCACCATGTTGCCACAGACTTCCTCCAGACACATTTCCGTGATGTGGCTGCCACGGATGAGTTCAGGGAGTTACCCCCAGACCGGCTGTGTGAGATCCTGTCCATGGAGAAGCTCAATGTGGGCAATGAGAAGCATGTCCTGGAGGCTGTGGTGCGCTGGCTCGGTCATGACCTGGAGGAACGGAGG GTGCACATGAAAGAGGTGATGTCATCAGTGTGGATCCAGGGCCTGGACCAAGGTTACCTGAGGGAGCAGGTATTGGGAGAGCCCTTGATGAGGGAGGTGATCAGGGAGTACTGCAACGCTCCACTGGGGGGTGCTGCACTGCAGGGTGAGGCTCTTCTAGCCGCCTTCAAACCTCGTGGCTACTCGGAGTGCATCGTCACtgtaggaggggaggagagagg AACGAGGAAGCCGTCAGCCATGGCACGCTGCATGTGTCCACTCTATGATCCAAACCGTCAGCTGTGGATCGAGCTGGAACCAATGAGCATTGGCCGAATAGGGCATGGGGTGCTGGCTGCAG AGGGCTACCTCTTTGTGATGGGTGGTATGGATGAAACTAAGATGGTCCTGAGCAGTGGGGAGAAATATGACCCAGACACAAACACCTGGACCCCAATTCCTTCCATGAAACAG GCGAGGCAGAACTTTGGTGTTGCAGAGCTGGATGGGATGATCTATGTTttgggaggagaggatgaggacatAGAGCTCCTGACTGTGGAGGTTTTCGACCCTCACTTTAACACCTGGACAACCCAAACCAGCATGACAATGGTCCGCAAG ATTGGCTGCTATGCCACCATGAAAAAGAAGATCTATGCCATGGGTGGTGGGTCATATGGAAAGCTGTACGACTCAGTAGAATGCTATGATCCGAAGACCAAGCAGTGGACTGCAATCTGCCCTTTGAAAGAGAGAAG GTTTGGCTCAGTGGCATGTGGTGTGGGTCAGGAACTCTATGTGTTTGGAGGCGTGAGGAGCCGTGACTCAGACAACCCAGAATCCAGCACCATGACCACCTGCAAGTCTGAGTTTTTCCATGATGAGATGAAAAG ATGGATGTACCTTGATGACCAGACTCTCTGTGTTCAGACCAGTTCCTCTTTTGTGTATGGCGCTGTCCCCATTGGTGCCAGCATCTATGTAGTGGGAGACTTAGACACTG GTACAACCTATGACTATGTGAGAGAATTCCGTCGCAGCTCGGGGACATGGCACCGCACCAAGCCCATGCTGACATCTGATCTGTGCAAGACTGGCTGTGCAGCCCTGCGCATCGCTAACTGCAAACTGTTCCGTCTGCAGCTGAAGCAGGGCCTGTTTAGACTCAGAGTCCCGTCCTCCTAG
- the LOC118396618 gene encoding gigaxonin-like isoform X2 — translation MSSTESEVSVAGSVVSDPQHSQKLLKALRSFWQEQCFQDAVLVLDGEKIPVQKNILAAASPYIRTKLNYNPPKEDGSMYTIELQGISVTIMKQILDYIFSGEISLSEDTIQDMVQAADLLLLTDLKSLCCQFLESCIAAENCIGIRLFSLHYCLHHVHHVATDFLQTHFRDVAATDEFRELPPDRLCEILSMEKLNVGNEKHVLEAVVRWLGHDLEERRVHMKEVMSSVWIQGLDQGYLREQVLGEPLMREVIREYCNAPLGGAALQGEALLAAFKPRGYSECIVTVGGEERGTRKPSAMARCMCPLYDPNRQLWIELEPMSIGRIGHGVLAAEGYLFVMGGMDETKMVLSSGEKYDPDTNTWTPIPSMKQARQNFGVAELDGMIYVLGGEDEDIELLTVEVFDPHFNTWTTQTSMTMVRKIGCYATMKKKIYAMGGGSYGKLYDSVECYDPKTKQWTAICPLKERRFGSVACGVGQELYVFGGVRSRDSDNPESSTMTTCKSEFFHDEMKRPVPLLCMALSPLVPASM, via the exons GACGGGGAAAAGATTCCAGTCCAGAAAAACATTTTGGCTGCGGCTAGTCCATACATCAG AACAAAACTGAACTACAACCCTCCAAAGGAAGATGGATCCATGTACACCATTGAGCTTCAGGGAATCTCTGTCACTATCATGAAGCAGATCCTGGACTACATCTTTAGTGGGGAG ATCAGTTTGAGTGAGGACACCATTCAGGACATGGTCCAGGCTGCTGACCTGCTGCTTCTGACAGACTTGAAGTCCCTGTGCTGCCAGTTCCTAGAGAGCTGCATTGCTGCAGAGAACTGCATTGGGATCCGGCTCTTCTCTCTACATTACTGTCTGCACCATGTTCACCATGTTGCCACAGACTTCCTCCAGACACATTTCCGTGATGTGGCTGCCACGGATGAGTTCAGGGAGTTACCCCCAGACCGGCTGTGTGAGATCCTGTCCATGGAGAAGCTCAATGTGGGCAATGAGAAGCATGTCCTGGAGGCTGTGGTGCGCTGGCTCGGTCATGACCTGGAGGAACGGAGG GTGCACATGAAAGAGGTGATGTCATCAGTGTGGATCCAGGGCCTGGACCAAGGTTACCTGAGGGAGCAGGTATTGGGAGAGCCCTTGATGAGGGAGGTGATCAGGGAGTACTGCAACGCTCCACTGGGGGGTGCTGCACTGCAGGGTGAGGCTCTTCTAGCCGCCTTCAAACCTCGTGGCTACTCGGAGTGCATCGTCACtgtaggaggggaggagagagg AACGAGGAAGCCGTCAGCCATGGCACGCTGCATGTGTCCACTCTATGATCCAAACCGTCAGCTGTGGATCGAGCTGGAACCAATGAGCATTGGCCGAATAGGGCATGGGGTGCTGGCTGCAG AGGGCTACCTCTTTGTGATGGGTGGTATGGATGAAACTAAGATGGTCCTGAGCAGTGGGGAGAAATATGACCCAGACACAAACACCTGGACCCCAATTCCTTCCATGAAACAG GCGAGGCAGAACTTTGGTGTTGCAGAGCTGGATGGGATGATCTATGTTttgggaggagaggatgaggacatAGAGCTCCTGACTGTGGAGGTTTTCGACCCTCACTTTAACACCTGGACAACCCAAACCAGCATGACAATGGTCCGCAAG ATTGGCTGCTATGCCACCATGAAAAAGAAGATCTATGCCATGGGTGGTGGGTCATATGGAAAGCTGTACGACTCAGTAGAATGCTATGATCCGAAGACCAAGCAGTGGACTGCAATCTGCCCTTTGAAAGAGAGAAG GTTTGGCTCAGTGGCATGTGGTGTGGGTCAGGAACTCTATGTGTTTGGAGGCGTGAGGAGCCGTGACTCAGACAACCCAGAATCCAGCACCATGACCACCTGCAAGTCTGAGTTTTTCCATGATGAGATGAAAAG ACCAGTTCCTCTTTTGTGTATGGCGCTGTCCCCATTGGTGCCAGCATCTATGTAG